In Kutzneria kofuensis, the DNA window AGACCGGTGCACAGGTAGTCCCCGCCGCAATAGCCGTTCGAGCCGCCGACCACATCGAACAGCTTGTCGGCGTGCGTGTACAGCGACGAGGCGTCGGTGATCTGGCTGCCGTTGCCGGCCAGGCCGATGATGCCGGCGATGAACGGCGATGACGCGCTGGTGCCGCCCACGGTGATCCAGCCGGCCTGTGTGCCCAGCCCGTACGTGTCGTACACGGCGAGCCCCGGATCGGTGTCGGCGACCGCCGCCACATCGGCGACGGTCCGCATCCCGCAGTTGGCGTCGTGCTGCCACGCCGGCTTCGGGATCCACGCCGAGCAGCCGCTGCCCGCACGCGACCAGGCCGTCTCCGTCCAACCGCGGGCGTTGTCGGCCTTGGCCAGCGTGGTGCCGCCGACCGCGATCACGTTCGCCAGCGACGCCGGGAACGACGCCGGCTGGAAGCCGTAGTCGCCGCTGGACGCGAGGATGGCGACGCCCGGGTGCTGGTAGTGCTTGGCGTCGGCGTCCATGCCGTTGAACTCGTCGGTGCCGTAGCTGTTGGACACCGCGCTCGCGCCGGACCTCGCCGCCGTGTCCTCGGCCGCGCCGAGGTTCTCCGAGGTGGGGGTGTCCGCCTCGACCAGCAGGATGTGGCAGTCGGGGCAGGCCGCCGACACCATGTCCAGGTCGAGCGAGATCTCCACGCCCCAGTTCGGACTGCCCGTCGGCAGCGGCGAGGCGGCGCCGCGCTGGTTCACCTTCTTGAAGCAGCCGTTCGCCGTCGTGCACGCCGGCAGCCCGAACTGCTGCCGGTACGTGGCGAGATCCGCCTCGGCGTTCGGATTGTCGTACGCGTCGACGATCGCGATCGTCTGCCCCGCGCCGCCGGTCGACGGCAGTTTGTACGCACTCCGCAAATCCGCCGGCCCATACCCCTCCGGCGTCGCGTTCGGGCCGAACGCGTGCGTGGAGCGGTAGAGGGCAAAACAGTGCATGGTCGGCGTGGTGGAGTTCGTCGTCGACGTGCACGCGGTGTGCATGGTGGTGTCGGGCGCGGCGACGGCCATCGCCGGCAAGCCGAGCGTCAGCAGCGCACCGGCGAGTACGGCCGCACGAAATCGGTTCATCGTGACTCCCCTGGTCAGCTCTGGACGCCCGGCACGGAGAACGCGCTGGTGACGGACTGGGTCAGCGAGTTGCCCGCGACGTCGGTCGCACTGACGCGCAGCGAGACGTCGCCGCCCGTGGTGGACGCCGGGTTGGTCCACTGCGAGCGGTAGTGGCCGCCGCCGAGATCCGCCAGGAACGTCGGCGTCCACGTCGCGCCGCCGTCGAACGACACCTGCACGTCGGCCTTGGCGAACGGCAGGTTCGTGCCGCCCGGGGCGTGCCCGAACGTGACGACGACCTGGTCGGGGCCGGCCGGTGCGGTGCCGTCCAAACCGGCCTTGAGCTGGTAGGAGGCCGTCACCAGGGGCAGCGCCGAGCAGTCGGTGGCCTTGCCCGTGCTCGGGTCACAGACCCAGCCGTCCGGCACGGTCTGCGCGCCGGAATGCGCCGAGCCGAAGGTCCACTCGCTGTGGCTGACCGTGGACTGGTGGAACCAGGGCGCGGTCCGCGTCTGGTCGTAGACGATCTTGTAGTCGGCCTGCGCGCCGGGCACGGCGACTTCGCCGCCGGTGACGTCCTTCGCGTCGATCAGCGCCTTCCCGCCGGAAAGCAGCTGGAAGTGCGAGGTCGACACGGTGCCCGTCGTCGGCGCGTCGAGGTAGAGGGCGTGGCCGTCGCTGTCCAGCACCGGCACCAGGGTGACGCGCATCGTGTCGTCACGCCGGCAGGCCGCGCACAGCCAGGAGGTCGTGCCCGCCGGCGGCACGCTCAGACCCGGTGCCAGCGGACCTCGCAGCCACTCGACCGGCGTCGTCGTCTTCGCCGCGAACTGGAGGAGGCCGCCCGGGGTGAAGCCGCCGCCAGTGGTCATGCTGGCGAGGACCGCGTCGCTGTAGAGCAGCTCGGGGCCGCCGAGGACGTACTCGGTGCGCTGCAGTGGGGCCGTGAACGGCGCGAACTGGCCGAAACCGAAGACCTCGTAGGGCAGGAAGATGATCCGGGCCAAGCCCTCCTGGCGGCCCGGCTTGTCGCTGTAGTAGCTCTCCTTCAGCGTCGCCAACTGGTCCGCGGTGACCTTGTAGTGCTGGTTCGACCCCAGCGCACCGGCGTTGTCGATCTTCAGGTCGTAGCTGTAGGGGTTGGCCGTGCCGGCCGGGGACTCGCTGTGCGTCTGCACGTTGAAGTGGAAGCCGCCGACCTTCACCGGCGCCGACGGCGCGACATAGGCGGTTCCGTTGCCGACTGCGAAGCCGTAACCCTGCGACCCCATGGCCTGCGCGCTGCGGAAGTACTCCAGCGACTCGGATATGAGGTTCGACGGCTTCGGCGTGCTCACGGTGATCTGCGACGTCGCCTTGCTGGCGTCAACGGTGACCGTCTGATCGCCCGACACCACCTGATCGCCCGACACCACGAAGTCCTGCACGACGACCCGTACCGAGGTCACTTGGCCGGCCGAGTCGAACGTCGGGAACCACGCCACCAAGCCGTAGTTGCCGGCCGGCACGCTCGCCCGCGCCTCGCCGGCCGTGCTGTACGGGAAGGCGTTGAAGTTGCGGCCGTCATCGGTGTTGATCAGACCGAGGGCGGCGTCGACCGTCGTGTTCGCACCGTTCACGGTGAGGACCCGGACCGTGTGCATCGGGAAGTTCGGGTGCACCTGCTGCGGCGCCCCCTGCGCGGCTAACCGCACCGAGTTGGCCGTGCCGAACAGCGGGCCGCGCGTGGCGAAGTGGTTCTTCGCGTCGCGTCCCGCCTGCGCCGCCAGCGCCGCGCCGAACGCCGCCCCCGACTCGGCGGTCACCTTGCCGTCCAGCACTCCCGGCGCGGCACCGGCGACCTGCACCGGGACCTGGTCCGTGATGCCGTCCCGGATCAGCGCCGACACGTCGAACAGCGACCGGTCCAGGGAGGTGCCCAGATACGGCAGCGCCGTCGCCGGGATGACGTAGAGGTCACCGTCCACGCGCTGGTTCACGAAGTCGCCGGTGGAGCCCGGCCTCGGCACCACCGTCGCCGTCTGCCGGCCACCGACGTCCTGCACGACCACGCGGTCGCCGGTCACCAGCGTCACCGTATGGGTGGAGTCCGCGCTGGTCACCGGCGCCGCCTGCGCCGTCGGGGCCAGGCCGGCCACCACCGCCGCCGCGACGCCCAGCACCGCTGGTGTTCTGCGTAACCAGGGAGATCGACGACCGCCGTCCGTATGCCGCATAGGTTTCCCTCCGTCGCA includes these proteins:
- a CDS encoding S53 family peptidase, which produces MNRFRAAVLAGALLTLGLPAMAVAAPDTTMHTACTSTTNSTTPTMHCFALYRSTHAFGPNATPEGYGPADLRSAYKLPSTGGAGQTIAIVDAYDNPNAEADLATYRQQFGLPACTTANGCFKKVNQRGAASPLPTGSPNWGVEISLDLDMVSAACPDCHILLVEADTPTSENLGAAEDTAARSGASAVSNSYGTDEFNGMDADAKHYQHPGVAILASSGDYGFQPASFPASLANVIAVGGTTLAKADNARGWTETAWSRAGSGCSAWIPKPAWQHDANCGMRTVADVAAVADTDPGLAVYDTYGLGTQAGWITVGGTSASSPFIAGIIGLAGNGSQITDASSLYTHADKLFDVVGGSNGYCGGDYLCTGLDGYDAPTGLGSPNGVGAL